Proteins encoded within one genomic window of Pygocentrus nattereri isolate fPygNat1 chromosome 9, fPygNat1.pri, whole genome shotgun sequence:
- the rprm3 gene encoding reprimo, TP53 dependent G2 arrest mediator homolog 3, translated as MNVSHGLLAPAMAGSRVPLADEREQFLGRLVQIAVLCVLSLTVIFGVFFLGCNLLIKSESMMNLLTDDRRPSKEAEIMMIAA; from the coding sequence ATGAACGTGTCTCACGGACTGCTGGCTCCAGCCATGGCGGGATCTCGCGTGCCCTTGGCGGACGAGCGCGAGCAGTTCCTCGGGCGCCTCGTGCAGATCGCCGTGCTCTGCGTGCTCTCTCTGACCGTCATCTTCGGCGTCTTCTTCCTCGGCTGCAACCTGCTCATCAAGTCCGAGAGCATGATGAACCTGCTGACCGACGACCGGAGACCCTCCAAAGAAGCGGAGATCATGATGATCGCGGCGTGA
- the zgc:56699 gene encoding gametocyte-specific factor 1 encodes MSTLRYGTSLGPATVSSAGDPLRNGDEDTVKPDDPSDPNKLLQCPYDKNHQIRACRFPYHLLKCRKNHPKLASELKTCPFNAKHLMPKHELSHHIENCEDRRSVTIEAEANTEIQRKFQVPVSTWTNPVTEEDWDKEADDHAATFVWGVSTNQLIQNKPEPRTTNNLTPGLRAPRTLPWKL; translated from the exons ATGTCCACACTAAGATACGGCACCAGCCTCGGTCCTGCAACAGTCTCCTCTGCAGGAGATCCTCTGCGAAATGGGGACGAAGATACAG TGAAGCCAGATGATCCCAGTGATCCCAACAAGTTGCTGCAGTGCCCTTATGACAAGAATCATCAGATTCGCGCCTGCCGCTTCCCTTATCATCTTCTCAAGTGCAGAAAG AATCATCCCAAATTAGCGAGTGAACTGAAGACATGTCCCTTCAATGCAAAACACCTGATGCCCAAACATGAGCTGTCGCACCATATTGAAAATTGTGAGGATAGACGCTCAGTCACTATTGAGGCTG AGGCCAACACGGAGATACAGAGGAAATTTCAAGTCCCAGTCAGTACTTGGACAAACCCTGTGACTGAGGAGGACTGGGATAAAG AGGCTGATGACCACGCTGCTACTTTTGTGTGGGGAGTgtcaactaatcagctcatccAAAATAA gcCTGAGCCAAGAACCACTAACAATTTGACCCCAGGGCTCCGGGCACCTCGAACGCTCCCGTGGAAACTCT GA